A region of the Apium graveolens cultivar Ventura chromosome 6, ASM990537v1, whole genome shotgun sequence genome:
CTTGCATAAGATGGTGGACCATAGGAAAGTTTTTCCCGTGCCACCATGACCATAAACAAAAAAAAATCCACCTAAACCTAAAGTAGCATAATGGACCACTTCGTCAAATATAGCACGTTGTTTGTAGTTAAGACATGTGATGCGTCGGTTTGCCTCTATTTCCAATGCATGGCAGTCGTACATCACTTCCTCTAGAAGGAGTTGATTTTGAACCTGCATGTCGCTTCTGTGTTAATTTCTGGAAGGCCAGGGAAGTCGGCCACCGATTTCCCATGTTGATTGAGCAAACTATTGATCGCCTGTAATGCAAGTAATTGTTTATCAAAATCAACAACAACCAGCGTGGGCAAATGTAACAATTTCCTCTGGGTGTAGTCAATATCATCAGCGAGTGCGGTCCAATGATTATACCATAAGGCAGGGGGGTTGCTAATCTCACAGTATAACAATAAGGTGACAAACAACTCTCGTAGTTGAGGTGCAGTTGCATAATTTGAGGCATCATCTAAGGCAACATGCCACTCATTGTCACATTCCAACAGGCCTCTATGGAAGCAAGCTTCCTTGTATGTTGGGTAAATTATCCCGTCAATAGTCCGAATTTCCTCAAAAGTTTGTGCCCCAGGTATGATGTTTAATAAAAGGCGCATATAAAATCTTTCGCCACTTGCAGGATGGGCGTAGAACATTCAGCCGACGACATCAATATTTTGTTTGCGCTGAGCCCAAAATTTACCAGCATTGTCCCAACGGTACCTTGTGAGATACCTAAAAAATATTAAGTCACGACCAGACTCATCCCGACGGTTATTTAACATCCATTGAACAAATATGGTCCCATGTGGTCTGATCCTGCCGAGTATCTCAGGAAGAGAGTCATCATCACGGAACCTCACTTCATGTTCATCCTCCAGATGAAAGAATAAGCGCTGCACATACGGCTCTCTATGGTGTATAGAGAACTCAAATATCCTCCAGCAAGCTTCAGCAGAAGACAGATACCTATATGAGAGGTAATTTTTGACTTCATCTAACTGTTTTTCCCACAATATGGAGGTTGAAGTACCTATGACAGTTGAGGCCCCATCTACACGCTCCATCACTGCAGTAACTTTGTCAGGACCTTTACCAATATACTTAAATAAGTACTTAATTGATTTTAAGCGGTTGCAGCGCTCCACATTGATGTGAGCTTGGTACTTCACAAGTAAACCACGATTGTAAGGCACCACATGCTTGTGCAACACATGAAACACATATGCAATTATAGAGTCAAAACCTATCAGAGAGGAATGCGGAGGCTAGAGCAAAAAAAAAATCAGCAGGGCTAACCCGAGAATTTACTATTTTATACATCTTTTGCCCCTTCAAAAAGCTATTGGTTGTGCTGAATGTTTTGTTGTCCAAAGAGCGACAGTAATCCCATTATCCATGACTAATTTTACCACTTTTATCAAAAATACTCTGCGTATGCAAAAAATATCTAAGACAGCCTGTTGATCTAGCTCATTATTGTATGCACACAACCCATAAGCGGTGTCCTAGGACTTGTATTACGGACAATGCTCTACCTATGCACAGAGATAGCCAGATGACGCCGCTCATTCTGCAGCAGTTTATTAGATTTTAATTTTTAGTTTGGCTAAATTTAATTTAGCCTTAAGTGATGGTCCATAAGCCAACAAATGAGGGTTTGGATCTTATAAGAGTTAGGATGGATTCTTTTGTCAGATTGGTAGGCTTCTTGATTCTAAAACAAACTTTGTATGCAATGCTCTAAACACCACAATTTCCCGTTCCAACAAAGTGTTAGACTGGCATTAGCATTTTTTTAGAAATTACATTACCGGTGCACTATTTTAGCTCGATTCATAGCACTATATGATATGGATAACAATTTTAGGCACAAAGGTATATGCTGCTCACCTGAATTGGGCCTGTCTATATTCCTGACCGATGTTCCAAATATGACAAATGGATTTTGCATTATAATTCTAAGTACAGGTCTGGCCAATACTTACTATGGAAAAGGAGAAAGGCTTTTTTTAGCCCCAAACCTATTTTAATAGTGATGTCATGTCCAGAGAATCTTAGTGGCCTTGGGGCTAATATTTGTATCAACTACGGGGTGGGGTTTTTTTGTGATTGATTTTAGGTGATTGCTAAACAATTAATTTCCCTTCAAAATTACTAAAAATAGAATTATTGAGCCCCCTTTTACTTGAATCTGGGTAACTTGATTTTAGAAGTTTTAAGTTTGTTGTTTTTATATTGGATACAGTTTTACCAGACAAAGGTTAATTACACCATGACAAATAGATATAGTTCACAAGATGGGTGCAACCCAACATTAACCACACTAAGAAAGCATAAAAGGGGAGATTGGGAAAAGACCTGTTGTCGAGGAGGATCTTGTTGCATTCTACTGTCCTTCCTACATCTCTTCTTCGATATGAAGCATAGCCATCTGAATCCATTGTAGTGTTATTGGTGTAAGGTTTGGGATAGTATTTTGTGCATTTTCCATGAACCATACACGGGCACCGAGGATTTGCCTCCCCACATGGACCGTGCATCATGAATTGACCCACGACTTCATAACCAATTGGGTCACTATCTTTATCAGGTATTTTTGCACTAATAATGCTGTCAATTTCTTCTGAGCACATTAATTTATCACCGTCACACAGCCAAAGGACAATATGAGCATGAGGTAGGCCCCGTTTTTGAAATTCAATTGTGCACACACCTGCCACCATAGGTTATAAACTGAGATTTCATGCAAAATGAATTTGGACATAAAAAGTTAATATGTGAAAAAATCACAACCACAATTGCAAGAAAATGGACCCAAATCTTCTCTTACCCCGACACAAGTAACCAGCAATAGAATGATGCATTCTTGTGTAAAAGGATAATTACCCTAACCACACAAAGCAAGCAAATCAAAATTAGATCATGGCAGGGCATTACCCAGAACGGAAGAAATCAAAATTTCCATCAAATGACAAATATATCAAAAGCATGAGGAATAACACTGCAGCTATTTCTGAATAAAGTAATCTAGTAGGGTACCCAGTAAGGGAGAACCCAAAATTTCCATCAAATTACAAATATATCAAAAGTATGAGGAATAATAGTTAAGCTATTTCTGAATAAAGTAATCTATCAGGTAAAGTTTTATTACTACTAATCCATGGCAATGAATGTTTCCCAAGGGATGGGAAAGGAAAAAACTAACTAAACACATATGAAAAGTTTACAATAAAAAGATTGAATAATATTAGATTTACCTGGATATTACCAGAAGGTGTAATGTGATTTACACCTGACATAGAGATGCCTAATGAAAGTTTAATTAAAGGTTTGTCAACGTTGTAATTTTTCACAACTGATCCAAAAGTACCACTGCATGTTGTTGCAACACAACTTTCTTAAACTTTTTCTTTCCCTCACGTTAATCAGCCTAGATTTACAGGAGATAATTTACAACAGATTAAGACTATTTATACTCGATTAGTGCCCTAGTTGATGGCATTTCACTCTGCGGCCGGCACTCGAGGAACCACGGGCCAACGGTTTGTctcaatttatttttttatattttgaaaCACTATTAAACTTTAAAAGGGTCTTATACTCAAGTTATGTTTGATTAATAATTTGTTTGACAAAAATCTAGATATGTTTGATTAATAATTTGTGTGACAAAAATCTAGATATACACTAACATATAATTTAGctgatattaaaataaatattctttACAATTTGTGAAGCCATCATATTTCTGAGGTTGTGAAAATCTTGAATTATGGGGAGAGGAAGAAATAATATCAGCTATTGACTGCTTTATTTtctatttataataataaaacaTCTCTGATCTAAGTTTTCCTGCATGATATTTTTTTAAGGTACATTTAATTGATTTTTGCTGAGACTCTTGTGTTAGTGATATGGGATGACTAcaataatttaattatttgtaTAGATGTGTAGTTAATTATATCATATTTTTGGTTGAATACCGTTAATTAAAATGTAGAAGGAAATTGTGTTTTAAATATTCTTGGTTTCAAAATTGTACAAGCCTCCTATATTTTCAGCATCAAATATGTTAGTAAGAAGTATTTTTAACTAATTAGCTGCTTTTTATTCAATCCATGTGCAAACATACCTATTTCCTCAATTGCTGGTGCCCCATGGTTGCCTACTATTTTTTTATGTGCAATAACAATCACATGAGAAGGATATTTTTAAATTCAAAGGCGATACCCTATCCACCCCCTTGCATACATTTTTATTTCTCCAGAAATTAAACAAGCACTAACTCCCTGAAAGCAACCATATTCCCTTACCAAATGACCCTAAAACACATGCAATCCCATATCCATGCCAACACCATATATTAATATAAGCATATAGATATATAATAAAACCCAATGGACACGTACTATTTTAGCATGCAAATGCATTTTTGGTTTCAGATCATTACCTGCAACTACACGGCCCACAACATTTTTCTTCATAAAATCAGACATCATGGCATCTAGTGTTATCTTGAAGACACGCGCTACAAGGTCGGGATGTACAGAAGCATCTCCGCAGCCTGCAGGTGAAATTGAGCGTTGTATTTCTACCCATTTTGGACTGCAGGTAAATGTCACAAACAAATCTGGGTGCCCGTATTCCTTGCACAAAGCCAGTGAGTCCTAGAAGTTTTGCTGCATATATCTGAATCCACCAGTGAAGCTCGAAGGCAGCACTACACGCTTCCCTACCTCAGCTGCTAATGTATCTCCATGACTGACACTATCTACAATATTTTTATATAGGTCAAAGCAAATTATTGATTGATGCATTTCCACCCATTTAAGCCTACTGTGCTCAATGCAGCACCAGGCGGCCACAATATACTGAAGTAAAAGTCTTCCA
Encoded here:
- the LOC141664580 gene encoding uncharacterized protein LOC141664580, whose amino-acid sequence is MHHSIAGYLCRGVCTIEFQKRGLPHAHIVLWLCDGDKLMCSEEIDSIISAKIPDKDSDPIGYEVVGQFMMHGPCGEANPRCPCMVHGKCTKYYPKPYTNNTTMDSDGYASYRRRDVGRTPPHSSLIGFDSIIAYVFHVLHKHVVPYNRGLLVKYQAHINVERCNRLKSIKYLFKYIGKGPDKVTAVMERVDGASTVIGTSTSILWEKQLDEVKNYLSYRYLSSAEACWRIFEFSIHHREPYVQRLFFHLEDEHEVRFRDDDSLPEILGRIRPHGTIFVQWMLNNRRDESGRDLIFFRYLTRYRWDNAGKFWAQRKQNIDVVG